A genome region from Rattus norvegicus strain BN/NHsdMcwi chromosome 17, GRCr8, whole genome shotgun sequence includes the following:
- the Or2w2 gene encoding olfactory receptor Olr1658, with the protein MINQSCQEQFILLGFSDRPRLESILFIFILIFYMVTLVGNIVIILLSHLDPCLHTPMYFFLTNLSFLDLCFTTSSIPQLLFNLGGQDKSISYIGCAIQLFMFLGLGGTECVLLAVMAYDRFTAICKPLHYSVIMHSQLCWKLVSVAWSVGLLNSLVMSPVTMKLPRCGRCQVRHFLCEMPALIKIACVDTVAVESTVFILSVIIVLVPLILILISYSYIALAVLRIKSASGRRKAFNTCGSHLTVVSLFYGNIIYMYMQPGHKASQDQGKFLTLFYNLVTPMLNPVIYTLRNKDVKGALKMLVTRK; encoded by the coding sequence ATGATCAACCAGAGCTGTCAGGAACAGTTCATCCTGTTAGGCTTCTCAGATAGACCAAGGCTGGAATCCATCCTCTTCATATTTATCCTCatcttctacatggtgactttAGTGGGCAACATCGTCATTATCTTACTTTCCCATCTGGACCCCTGCCttcacacccccatgtactttttcctcaCCAACTTGTCCTTCCTAGACCTCTGCTTTACTACCAGTTCCATTCCTCAGTTACTCTTCAACTTAGGAGGCCAGGACAAGAGCATCAGTTACATTGGTTGTGCAATCCAGCTGTTCATGTTTCTAGGCCTAGGAGGTACTGAATGTGTTTTGCTGGCTGTCATGGCTTATGACCGCTTCACTGCAATCTGCAAGCCCCTTCACTACTCAGTCATTATGCATTCTCAGCTCTGCTGGAAGTTGGTGTCTGTAGCCTGGAGTGTGGGACTCCTCAATTCTCTGGTCATGTCTCCTGTGACCATGAAGCTGCCGAGATGCGGCAGATGCCAGGTGAGGCACTTCCTGTGTGAGATGCCAGCTCTGATAAAAATTGCCTGTGTGGACACTGTGGCTGTGGAAagcactgttttcattttatCGGTGATAATCGTGCTGGTGCCCTTGATTCTCATCCTCATTTCTTACAGCTATATCGCTCTAGCAGTGCTGAGGATCAAGTCGGCatcaggaaggaggaaggcttTCAACACATGTGGATCCCATCTCACCGTAGTCTCCTTGTTTTATGGGAATATCATCTATATGTATATGCAGCCTGGACACAAagcttctcaggaccaagggaaATTTCTTACCCTCTTCTACAACTTGGTAACCCCCATGTTAAACCCCGTCATCTATACACTGAGAAACAAGGATGTAAAGGGAGCGCTGAAGATGCTGGTGACTAGGAAATAA